CAGCCCACAGCCTGAAAGAGAAACAAGATGTGGGACTCAGGTGCCTACCTGAGGAAGGTCCAACCGCGTCTGTGCCTGGATGCGCAAGGCTCCAGTCAGCTCAGCAACTGGAGAGGTGAGATTCCATCGGCAGCTGGGCTGCCAGCTTCGGGCACCAATAGCCACCAGCTACTGGTCACAGAGCCGTGGACCGAACAGAGCCAGGCGTCTGGGAGAGACGCTCCTTAGGGCAAACCCTAGCGTCAGGCGAAACCCCACGGAAGACAAACAGCTCGGCAGGATGGATTAGAACAAGTGCATGAGAAGCTGGTTAGAAGCCAACCATCTTCCAACCGGGCCTTGAGGGGACTGACTCTCACAGGCAGCTGTTTCCCAGTGGCTACCAAGCTGCTGCTAGCGGCATGGGTACCAGGGCCCATGGATCCCACAGCAGCGGCAGAGAGACGGCTGGGGGCCAATTCCCAGCCACCAGCACAAGCAGCTGGGAGAACGGGGAGCATGTGCAGATGTGGGGCagattctcatagactcatagactttaaggtcagaagggaccattatgatcatctggtctgaccccctgcatgctgcaggccataaaaccgtccctaccccttccctggactctgctgttgaagtccccaatcctgttttaggtgacttcaattggcagaaaccctcctgctagagatccctgccccatgctgcggaggaaggcgaaaaacctccagaggctcagccaatctgccctggaggaaaattccttcccgaccccaaatatggcgatcagtaagaccccgagcatataggcaagagtctccagcctgacccctgtcagccattatacaatttacctaccatttcttggttttccttgactactatgttttaccattaaaccattccctccataaatttatctaacttaatcttaaaaccagacaggtccgtcgcccccaccgtttccctcggaaggccgttccaatatttcacccctctgacggtcagaaacctgcgtctaatttcaaggctgaacctccccacggccagtttatgtccattcgttctcgtatccacattagtactaagctggaataattcttctccctccctcgtattaatccctctaatatagttaaagatagcaatcatatcccccctcagccttcgctttgtcagactaaacaacccaagctcctctagtctcttttcatacgacaggttttccattcctctgatcatcctagtggcccttctctgcacccgttccagtttaagttcatcttttttaaacatgggagaccagaactgcacacagtactccaaatgaggtctcaccagcgccttgtacaacggaagcaggacctccttatccctactagatatacctcgcctaatgcatcccaagacagcattggcttttttcacagccacgtcacattgtcgactcatagtcatcctgcggtctaccaggacccctaggtccttctcctcttccgttacttctaaccaatgcgtccccatcttgtaactaaaatttttattagtcatccccaaatgcatcaccttacactttttactattaaatttcatcctattcctgatactccaattcacaagctcattcaagtctccctgcaggatatccctatcctcctccgaatttacaacgcctcccaccttcgtatcatccgcaaactttatcagcccactcctgcaatcggtcccgaggtcagttataaataaattaaataaaatgggtcccaaaaccgaaccttgaggcactccactagtaacctccctccaacccgacagttcaccctttaatacgacccgctgcattctccccattaaccaattccttatccacctctggattttcatatcgatccccatgtttttcaggtGCGCATGGGCAGATGTGGGGCAAATGTGGGGCGCACAGGTTCTGGCTGCATGTTAAGAACAAAACAAGCTTGCTGAGAACTTGCCTgtgcttcctttttttcttctgggACGGATTCATGAGCTCGCTGGTCGGCAGTTTCATTATCAGGGATTCTTTCACCGCAAACTGGAAGACCTACAGAAGAGTTCAGCTCGTTCAGATCCTACCCTGGAGGGCAGGCCGGGCGCCCGGGGGAGATTGCTGCTGCTGTTCGTTTGGAAAGCAAACCCCTCCCTCTTGCCAAAACACCTGGCTGCAGAGCTCGTGCTCCAGGGACGATCAGAAGCACTAATCCTCGCAGCTCCAGCGTGACGGCAGGGCAGGGACACACTGCAGCTAGCGGGGCTGGGGGCCGCAGTGATTTTCACCGTATGGAGTGTGTGCCCGTCGTGCCTAGAGCTGAGCGATGGAAGCTCATCCTCGTGCCCACGCAACTTCGCTCTGCCCCTGGTTCCGCACGCCGGTGTGAACCCAGCCAAGCTGGATGCCTGACAGCGCGAGCACAATGAGTGGAATCCAGCACAGGGCCTGGGGTCCCTAATTCTTCAGACGGGAGCTGGGAAAATCCCCAAAGAGCAGCAAtagggactccaggctgggagaACACACACAGAGGGACTTTGCAGGTGCTACAGGGCCTCCAAAAAAGCCACCCCCAGCTTTCTGCACACCGGCAGGCAGGAGCCtgagccgctgcagggagccggCAGGTACTTTTCTACGCACGGCCCTCTGAAAGCCTGGCCTTGCCCAGGGAAGAGAAGAGTCAGGGGAAGCCTGGATCCAGGCCTTGTAAATCCCTTCGAGTTTACACCACAGGCAAAGGAAGCGGAGCACACAGGCTGGGCTGAAACCAGAGCCAAGCAGTCAGGGCAGTGGGATGGTGGAGGCGGACTGGACCGCGTCAGGACGCATTGGTACGAGGCACCAAACCCTCAGCTCTGCAGAGTGGGTCGGAGGCAGGGGCAGAATCCAGGGCCTTGTGGTGCTCTCCTTAGGACAAGCAAACTACTCTGCAGCTGCACCACGGCAGGCTCCTCCCTCGAGACCGCGACTGGCACGTCAAACAGGAACGCTGGGTGTGCGGGACGCTACCAGACCGATGGGGCAGCCGGCATCCTCCGAGGCGGAGCAGAGGGAATATCAGACCATGGCACTCCAAGGAAGCAATTCCTCGGGCACCAGCCACCCGCACAGCCTGAGCGGATAAACGACGCGGTTACCTCACTAGGCCCCTCAAGGCGGGTTTCCCCTGGTCTCTCTGTGGCACAGAAGGCAAAGCAAGAGAGAGCACTGCTCCCaaggctccctcccctcccacccgccCAGGAGCGGCCCGCGAGGATGCCAGGCCATACCTGCTTGCAGGTTTTCGTTCCTAGCAGCCTGGCTATTGAGCAGAAGTTGTTGAAGTAGGTGCCGTGGAGCACGCGGAAGAGCGACTCCTCGGCCCCCGTCCACTCGACGGGTTCCTGCGGCGCTTCCATCACAAAGagctgggaggaggcagggctgcccTTCTGCTTGGTGGGAGTCTGGCTTCGGGAGTTGGCCTCTAACAAGACCCAGATGACAGGAAATACAGCAGTCAGCAGCCACAAATACGGACTCCCACGCTGGGGAGCCTGGGTCTGCCAGGAGCCAGCCCCTCACTCCCATGGCCCCCTCCTTATTCCTGCCTCGAACTCCTCCCACCCGTGGCAATCTCCCCAGCAGAGCTCCCGCCAGGGCCCAGTACCACCCCCTGCGGGTCAGTccgtgcagggcagcagagaataACGCGAGCTGCTCCCTGTTGCAGACCAAGCCATGGACACAGCCGGCAGGGCAGCACCCTAGCCCAGAGGAGGCCTGACTTGCGGTGGCCAGACACACAGAGCCGTGGCAGAGGCCTGTGGATCGATCCGTGGACAGAAGGGGACGCTCTGATGAGCCCGTTtgctcctgctccccctgcctACCGGGCCAAGCCAAGGAGCCAGGCTACCCGGCGCAGGCAGGAAAACCTGCCTTGGTGGCTCTccagtgccggctctgcagcagCCCAGTTAGATGGAAGTGGGGAGAGTATGGAAATGCAAAGGCTCCGAGGCATCATACCTGAGGAACTCGAGGCCCAGTCGTTGCCTGTGTCTCTGTCGCTGTCTCCCTCTCTCGTCTCAGCGATGGAGGAGGACGAGGGGTTTGAGCTGGAAGCACTGACCACATGGTGCCTACGGCGCCGCCGACCTGAGCATTTGGACCTGGGATTGTGCAGCACTGCAAACTCCTTGGCTCCCTCCTGCAATCAGACAGCGCATGGCATGTGAGAGCCACGCAAGGGAGGCAGAGAGCGCCGTTCCACAGGCCCAGggctctgcactgcagcagggACCCTCAgctctccgggggggggggcgccacagtccctgcagcccccgtCGCAGTGAGACTCCTCCTGGTGACGCTGTGACCTGCCCATCTCCACTGCCTTGTGCTGCCAGCAGCCCCCGGCCTCTCCTGCGGGacagctcccctgctccagccagtgCAGTGTCAGCCAGAGGGTGAGCTCCCAGGGGCAAAGACCAGGTCCCCTTGTATGCATATTCCCCAGCGGGCTGATCTCATCTGCTGCCGAGCCGCGTGCTGCttgccagggtcctggctgtGGGGGTTGGGGACTGGTGGCTGGATGTAGGGAACACAGCCAGgttattttaaatacagtttcCCATGCTGAGCACTGGTACCACCCAGCATCGCACGGCCTCGCCTGGTTGAGACCAGCCAACACTCCATGGCTGGAGGTTTGTTCACATGGGTCTCGAGTGAGGACTTGTGCTCACCAACTCCTGTATCTGACCCTGGAAGCACTGGGATAGTACAAAGGGCCCTGCAGGTAAGGCAGGAGGGATCCCAGAAACCTACCAGCCAGAGGAAACAGtctgtcccacagggatctggcTCGATCTTGATCTCTCTGTTCTTCCGTTTATAGACATTAGGAGTCGCATGGAAAGCTGAAAAATACAAGCCACCTTCATCATGTTAGCACCAGGCACCTTCCAATGGAGAGGGTCATTTGTCCCCACAGTGGAGGAGGCAGCCGACGGCCCAGCATGCGTGGTGAAGGGTGCTGAAGTGCAGGGCTGACCAGGCACCACGGGCACTGACTGGGAGTCCTACGCTACCAGGGCACTTAGCCACATCCCCTGGCCACCCTGCGCTCACCAAGGAAGGAAACCTAGATCTGTGATGTTGGGACACCCGAACACCTCCCAATTCCTGGAAAAGAGACTTAACAGGAAGTTTTACTTTTAAACTGACACACACATACCGAAGCATGGTcgtattccagtgtttaataaCAGAGTCGAGCTGAAGAGACTCCTGTAACTCCGCAGCGACCCCCAGGAATAGAAAGGCAAAGCAATGCTCACAAGGCTTTAGCACGACAAGCTGGAGGAATGGGCCCAGCGACTCGTTATGACAAAGCAGTCAAACGTGGGGACGGGGCAGACCACAGTGAGGTGTCAGCGTAACGTGTGTCAGGTCTGTGCGGTGCAGAACCGGGGGGCCTCACTCAGCAGGACTGGGATTCCCCACGTACTGCAGCTAGCCCATCCGTCCGTCCGTGGAGATCAGTGGGGAAGATACAGACTCACGGCCACTTTAACAATGCAAGTAGGTGCCTAGCCGCCTGAATGCCTTTGTCAATCTGGCTCTCCAGGACTGCAAGACTACACACTACGCAGAGCATCAGGAAAAGACAACGGCACCCGCCCGGTATAgtctggagtgggggcagcagaaTCACTGTGTGGGGCAAGGTAAAGAAAGGGGTGGAAATGGAGGAACCTCCAGCTGAGTCTCAACTTACGATGCAGAAAACAGTCATATTTGAAGCACCGTCTGCAGAAGAGCGTATGGAAAGAGTGCAGGGACTGCTCCCGCTGGACTGACTTTGCACATGGCCCATCAATGTTTGGAGTGCACTGGGGGGGCAGCACATTCGGATCCGACTGTTCGGTAAGTTCCCTGTACCTGTTTTAAAAGAAACCATGCATGTGTATTTTCCCACACTGCTCTATGTCACCGCAACTAGCCGCTCGGCTCTGGGCGCTGATCGACTTGGTACAACGGGGCTGAGTTCAGGGTGTTGAAACAGTCAGAACTTCGGTTTTCTCCTAGCAGGCTCCCATTAGGCTACTTTCATCCTGTTCCCTGGAGGCCTTTGTTCAGTGTTTCCCCATCTCCCATAGAGACCGTTTGTGACAGACACGGCGATTTATTGCAACATCCTGGGAGACCTTATTGCATTAAGTTTATGCATCTTTGGGATCCACTGTATGAAATGAATGCTTTATGGGCCAGGATTGTACGTAACCTCTCCAGGGGGCCGATGTGAGGCCCGGGGGCTCAATGGACTATACTGAACCATGGGCCAGACAAGCATGGACTCTTGCAACAGTGTGAAGTGGTTTTCCTGTGGGAGGtaaatgcaaattccccacctctggtTATGCCAAACCCCAGCCTTCGGAAGCAGCACCGAGGGGAGGGCCATTGTCAGCTGATCACCTGTGACGTGAGGCCAAGCTacataaaggaaagactgaactattcatggCTGTTCTGGTTCTGAAAATGAGACTGGTAACCCAGGGGAAAACCCAGCTGtgagttttgaaggactgacactaccggagcccaaggctggagttggggtgacctcGAGTAAGCTTTAGCCTGTGTCtaggttctttgattgtttttaGCATGTCGTCTTTGTAACGCTTTCACCTTAAGAagaaatgtgcttgcttataaagagtgTGGGAATCTGTAACTGTGGCAATTACGATGCTCACTGCCCccggagagaaagcaaagcacagacgcTGGACTTCTAGGCAGTCTGGCTTGTTGGGGAGGATTTCATAGCAccggcagggaactgtgcaggcTGGGAGAACccgtcaggagggagagagagaggcatggGTCTCGATCCAAGGGAGGTGACGGCTGAGGAGCCGGGAGCCTAGTGTAGGTGCCCTAAAGGGACCACGGCAGGGCAATGCAGGTGCTGTTTCCCTGAACTCTGACACTGTCCATGGGCAGATTCCGGTCTACTGCACTAGTCAGACCAGCATACGAGTATTTGCTGAACTATCTTTGTTAAAAACTGGAACTGATTCTGCTAGACAATTTAACCAGGAATGTCTCCTACCGCTCTTTCATGTCTTCCGGGAAGCCGTTCTCAGGAAACATTGAAGAAATAGCACTGAAGATCATGTCATTTGGGAACTGCTTCTTTGCACACTTTTTGTTGCCTACACCAAAATGACAGAAGACTCCTGAGTTAAGCAGGTCTCGAAAGCGCCTTTCCCTTTTAGGggtggagttactccagggatGCTTTGGGTCCCATTTTAAAAGGTAGAGAGAGAATCACACAGTCATCCAACCGAGAATCCTTCCTTAGTCCGACAGCTAGGATAAGGAACATACCGTTCCAGTGGTGCCCCTTCAGCAACGCATAAGGGAAAAATGACTACTTTGTGCTGCAAGGGGACTGAGTGCACGAAAACCCTTCCCCAAATGCCGGAGGGGATTTAGAGAAGCAAGACTCTGCCTGGACTCGGGTTTTACTCTTGGATGTTTCATAACCAGACTAAAATATCAGCAAGAAGATGCGTTAGCTGCGATCGCCAGGACCTTACACACAATACTTTGGAGTCTCTGCAGCTGAGAGATAGAGATTCTCTGCTACTGGTATCACTCACTCATCACTCAGAGCAGTCCGAGATTAAATCCACCACTAAAGCTTCCTGagattacacagcacatgtgaaaaTCCCACTGACACCCACCCCAAGGAAACACTCCAGTAGCATCCCAGGGGGAGCAAGGACAGGCATGGAGCTTTCTAAGTGGCACTTCACTCCTTTATTAGCAATCAACACGATGAGTGCAGGAGGGCACAGTGACTGCTGGGGAGGATGGAGGCCACCAGACACTGTCCCAGCTTCTGCTGCCAAACCCACCTTCCATTGTGGTTCGCTTTCTTTTTCTCGTGACTGGCAGCTCCTCCTTCCCATCCTCCTGTTTACCCTCGGAGTCATTGagcccttcctcttcctcatccgaGTACTGATTCAGAGCGTCAACAAGCTCCAGGAACACAGCGTCGCTGATAAGGACGGACCCTGTAATCATCTCTAGAACACAGAAATATCAGCTGCTTCGTGGGCGTGCTGCAATCTTCCAGCCTGGGGTTTGGTGGCAAGCCTAAGTCAGCCACGGGACAGACTGCTTGTTAGGAACAGCGCTTTCATGACAGGATTTGCCAAGGCAGGGTgtgtttggggaggtgggggagatgtTGACTGTGCATCACTCTTAGTCACACCTGGCAGCCAACACATGGAGCAACAGAGCCAGCCCCTCTACCCAGCTGAGTAGTAATTGCTGTAGACACAGACACTCACTAATTAAGCCATATGGGGCATAGGATGGGAGACAGCTTTTCAGTGTCTCCTACCTTCAGGCAGGGCCTTGTGAGGGGCTAGGCAGCTCGGTGGGAAAACACACAGGCTTTTCACCACTGAAGAACTGATTCAAGTCTTGGCTCAGGTCACAAGTGAAAGGAGTTTGCTGGTCTCACCCTAACCCTTAATAGATATCTGCCATCGTTATACAAATGGCAGTGCGAGGCCCAGGGCTGGACCTGCCTGAGGTGCCTTGGCAGAGCTGAGGGCCGGGAGACAGGACCAGGCCAGCAGGGGCGCTCTTGCTTTACATGCTCCCTAGTCTAGGAGACCCTCCGCAGCGCTGGTTATTGCTACTGCTCTTTGCCTCCTCAGCTGCTCGGAAAGCCTGGCCACGCTCCCTGCTTGCAAGCCGTTCAGAAATGCAGAGCACCCCTCTGCCCAGGTTACCTTCCTCGCCGTGAACTTTCCCGTCGTAGTTATTAATTAGCTCTTCGATGAAGGTTTCGTCTTCCTCCTTCACCTCGTCTCCCATGTAGGGGATGTTGCACAGCACAGTCTCATCCTCCACCTGCAAACAGGTCAGGCAGCCAGCGCTCACCGACAGCCAGCCAGAGGGCAGCCTTGTGCCTGCTGCTTCCCGTTCACACACGGTTCTGCAAAGACTCGCCCTTCCCAGACTTCACTGCTACCCTGCACACTGTGAGGCGCTCTGTTCATAACACACCCCCTGCCACAACAGAAGGGTCGTGTCTCCAGGGCCCAGAggcattcagagacacaggagaGAGCCCCGCAGGTATCGGGGGCTCATGAGCGGGGCAGAACTGGGTTGGCACACAACGAAGAGCACACGGTAACTCCTCCCTGTCTGAAGTACAGCGTACACTAGAGGAGCACGCTCTCCTTACACACAGCGGGACAAAGGCACTCGGAATACCCCAGGGCTACACTCAGTGTTCTGACAACTGCCGTCACTCCGTTCTGCCATAGCTGCTCCCCACTGGCCTTAGCGAGTTATTGCAGCAGGCAGATCTGTATACTCTTGCAGCAAGCAAACGGCCAGCAGGAAATAGCTGCAGATTGACGTTTGTTTCTTAAAGAATTTTAACCAAGAAGCCAAGAAGGTCACAGCATTAATGCTGTGCCAGAAAGTGTATTGTAATCATTCTGTGCTGTCCTGTTCTCTCAACAGCAGCACCGTTGGAGGGGCGGGGGTCAGTCACAAAGGTAGGCACTGCCTAACTCATTTGttgaatatttcattattttaaactagggctgtcaagtgattaaaaaaagttaatcgcactgttaaacaataacagaatgccatttattgaaatgtttttggatgttttctacatttttaaatatattgatttcaattacaacacagaatacaaagtgtacagtgctcacttcatatttattttttattacaaatatttgcactgtaaaaaaataaatagtatttttcaattcacctaatgcaagtactgcaatctctctatcatgaaagtgcaacttacaaatgtagaattatgcaaaaaaaaataaggaaaaaaaaaaaaaaaaaaaagatttaaaaataaaacaatgtaaaactttagagcctacaagtccattcagtcctatttcttgttcagccaatcgctcagacatacaagtttgtttacatctgcaggagataatgctgcctgcttcttgtttacaatgtcacctgaaagtgaaaataggtgttcgcatggcacagttgtagccggcgttgcaacatatttacatgccagatgcactaaagattcataggtctcttcatgcttcaaccagcaTTCCAGGGGGACATGCGTCtctgctgatgacaggttctgctcgataacaatccaaagattgttcattttcatcatctgagtcagatgccaccagcattttcttttttggtggttcgggttctgtaattcCTGCatcgaagtgttgctcttttaagacttctaaaagcatggcccacatctcatccctctcagattttggaaggcacttcagattcttaaaccttgggtcgagtgctgtagcgatcttcagaaatctcacattggtaccatctttgtgttttgtcaaatctgcagtgaaagtgttcttaaaacgaacatgtgctgggtcatcatccgagactgctataatatgaaatatatggcagaacgcgggtaaaacagaacaggagacatacagttcttccacaaggagttcagtcacaaatttaattgacacatttttttaatgagcatcatcagcatggaagcatgtcctctggaatgatggctgaagcacgaaggggcatacgaatgtttagcgcatctggcccgtaaataccttgcaattccagctacaacactgccaagcgaacgcctgttctcactttcaggtgacattgtaaataagaagcaggcagcattatctcccgtaaatgtaaaccaacttgagcgattggctgaagtaggaccaagtggacttgtaggctctaaagttttacattgttttcgttttgagtgcagttatggaac
This DNA window, taken from Trachemys scripta elegans isolate TJP31775 chromosome 23, CAS_Tse_1.0, whole genome shotgun sequence, encodes the following:
- the EZH1 gene encoding histone-lysine N-methyltransferase EZH1 isoform X2 — encoded protein: MDEAKMEIPPPPTSKCIIYWKRKVKSEYMRLRQLKRFQANMGAKALFVANFAKVQEKTQILNEDWKQLRVQPVPLMKPGTGHPFLKQCTVESNFPGFPNQTIFMRSLNTVALVPIMYSWSPLQQNFMVEDETVLCNIPYMGDEVKEEDETFIEELINNYDGKVHGEEEMITGSVLISDAVFLELVDALNQYSDEEEEGLNDSEGKQEDGKEELPVTRKRKRTTMEGNKKCAKKQFPNDMIFSAISSMFPENGFPEDMKERYRELTEQSDPNVLPPQCTPNIDGPCAKSVQREQSLHSFHTLFCRRCFKYDCFLHPFHATPNVYKRKNREIKIEPDPCGTDCFLWLEGAKEFAVLHNPRSKCSGRRRRRHHVVSASSSNPSSSSIAETREGDSDRDTGNDWASSSSEANSRSQTPTKQKGSPASSQLFVMEAPQEPVEWTGAEESLFRVLHGTYFNNFCSIARLLGTKTCKQVFQFAVKESLIMKLPTSELMNPSQKKKRKHRLWAAHCRKIQLKKDNSPTQVYNYQPCDHPDHPCDSSCPCIMTQNFCEKFCQCNPDCQNRFPGCRCKTQCNTKQCPCYLAVRECDPDLCLTCGASEHWDCKVVSCKNCSIQRGLKKHLLLAPSDVAGWGTFIKESVQKNEFISEYCGELISQDEADRRGKVYDKYMSSFLFNLNNDFVVDATRKGNKIRFANHSVNPNCYAKVVMVNGDHRIGIFAKRAIQAGEELFFDYRYSQADALKYVGIERETDII